One Streptomyces sp. V4I8 genomic window carries:
- a CDS encoding iron-containing redox enzyme family protein, translated as MESKLETTVKRLLDHPDLDSLFEQSPGFREELRSAARMVAAAAFIRREPRALRDAHATLAHLYRQNFHTPASGRQIANQFSPPLLEVRLSLESSWERYERSRCGDWNGIRPEQFTAVFLDLVGKHRVICHPLGNFLAEKADRAGVSRFIALDGALALDFFDIIAMTLLGTDDQRVKSEVVSILNDEVTDRGQHTVLIHKTLSSVGAPQDPIKLASRLGWRALAGINLFYLLCINRRLRNEHIGAMGVTDYVDPQHHAKVIRGCRRVGLDAPDTVAVYSTHAEPEKHHRSKWLENVMLPTVERDSAAAVLTGVEMRLNTCADYYDETLDRLLADDTSQ; from the coding sequence ATGGAAAGCAAACTCGAGACAACGGTGAAGCGCCTGCTTGACCACCCCGATCTCGATTCGCTTTTCGAGCAGAGCCCTGGCTTTCGAGAGGAGCTGCGGTCTGCCGCCCGCATGGTTGCTGCCGCGGCATTCATTCGGCGGGAGCCCCGAGCCCTGAGGGATGCACACGCTACGCTGGCACATCTATACCGGCAGAATTTCCACACACCTGCCAGTGGCCGACAAATAGCGAATCAATTCAGCCCGCCATTGCTCGAAGTTCGACTCTCACTCGAAAGCTCCTGGGAACGGTACGAGCGAAGCCGGTGCGGCGACTGGAATGGTATCCGTCCAGAGCAGTTTACTGCCGTTTTCCTGGACTTAGTCGGCAAACATCGAGTCATCTGCCACCCCCTGGGGAACTTCCTCGCGGAGAAAGCGGACAGGGCTGGAGTATCCCGCTTCATCGCCCTCGATGGAGCACTGGCTCTCGACTTTTTCGACATCATCGCTATGACCCTTCTGGGTACGGATGATCAACGCGTCAAGAGTGAGGTCGTTTCCATCCTCAATGACGAAGTAACCGATCGCGGGCAACATACCGTTTTGATCCATAAAACGTTGTCTTCTGTCGGTGCTCCCCAGGACCCAATCAAGTTGGCGTCCAGACTCGGCTGGCGTGCTCTAGCAGGTATTAACCTGTTCTACCTACTGTGTATCAACCGCCGACTTCGAAACGAACACATCGGCGCTATGGGCGTTACCGACTACGTCGATCCCCAGCACCATGCAAAGGTGATTCGCGGATGTCGGCGGGTGGGACTCGACGCCCCGGATACGGTGGCCGTTTACTCGACTCACGCCGAACCCGAGAAGCACCACAGGAGCAAGTGGCTGGAAAATGTCATGTTGCCGACAGTCGAACGGGACTCGGCAGCGGCGGTGCTGACAGGTGTCGAGATGCGCCTCAACACGTGCGCCGACTACTACGACGAAACTCTCGATCGACTGCTGGCCGACGACACCAGTCAATGA
- a CDS encoding acireductone dioxygenase, whose product MTLLTTWPETGPQTVLRRTTVPAAIAAALTPLGVRFERWPVHDDVPVTAGSEQILAAYHAEIDTLTTQEGFTTVDAVALHPSDTPDWPQRAKKARETFLNEHTHDDDDEVRYFTAGAGVFYLHIAGHVHAVYCARGDLLAVPKGTKHWFDMGTRPAFTAIRFFHEKDGWIATFTGSDIACRFPDFDAIQAGLPPEPPA is encoded by the coding sequence ATGACACTTCTGACCACTTGGCCTGAGACCGGTCCCCAGACAGTATTGCGCCGCACCACCGTCCCCGCCGCCATCGCCGCCGCGCTGACACCCCTTGGCGTGCGCTTCGAACGATGGCCGGTCCACGACGACGTCCCGGTGACCGCCGGAAGCGAACAGATCCTCGCCGCCTACCACGCTGAGATCGACACACTCACCACGCAAGAGGGCTTCACCACCGTCGATGCCGTGGCCCTGCACCCAAGCGATACTCCCGACTGGCCACAGCGGGCTAAGAAAGCCCGAGAGACGTTCCTCAACGAGCACACCCACGACGACGATGACGAAGTCCGCTATTTCACCGCAGGAGCCGGCGTCTTCTACCTCCACATAGCCGGACACGTGCACGCCGTCTACTGCGCCCGGGGAGACCTGCTCGCCGTCCCCAAAGGCACCAAGCACTGGTTCGACATGGGAACCCGTCCCGCATTCACCGCCATCCGGTTCTTCCACGAGAAGGACGGATGGATCGCAACCTTCACCGGCTCGGACATCGCATGCCGATTTCCCGACTTCGATGCCATCCAGGCCGGCCTTCCTCCCGAGCCGCCCGCATGA
- a CDS encoding HNH endonuclease signature motif containing protein: MHDPAPPPTKLCECGCGKPTLIATQNQPKSGTKKGEPARFLAGHHGRRLKPEGCEVPDCAGTYFGAGLCVKHYMRKRRHGNLIGKLPQGSAEERFWRYVDKTGECWTWTGGHSNDGYGRFFISEGEGNVAAHRFSYQLHNGEIPDGLIICHRCDNPPCVRPDHLFVGTHLDNVRDMFSKGRNVSGMSKRTHCKNGHPFNQENTLIQPGGWRRCRTCRHLSYVKRVARKKGAQ, translated from the coding sequence ATGCACGACCCTGCGCCGCCGCCCACCAAGCTCTGTGAATGCGGATGCGGAAAACCCACCCTCATCGCCACGCAGAATCAACCGAAGTCTGGAACCAAGAAGGGCGAGCCAGCCCGCTTCCTCGCAGGGCATCACGGTCGACGCCTCAAGCCCGAAGGCTGCGAAGTCCCCGACTGCGCAGGCACGTACTTCGGCGCCGGCTTGTGCGTGAAGCACTACATGCGCAAGCGGCGGCACGGGAACCTGATCGGCAAGCTTCCCCAGGGGTCTGCCGAAGAGCGCTTCTGGCGATACGTCGACAAGACGGGCGAGTGCTGGACCTGGACGGGAGGGCACTCCAACGACGGTTACGGCCGCTTCTTCATCAGCGAAGGCGAGGGCAATGTCGCGGCGCACCGCTTCTCGTACCAACTACACAACGGCGAAATACCGGACGGTCTCATCATCTGCCATCGATGCGACAACCCTCCGTGTGTAAGGCCAGACCACCTGTTCGTGGGTACGCACCTCGACAACGTGCGGGACATGTTCAGCAAGGGTCGGAACGTCTCCGGGATGAGCAAAAGGACCCACTGCAAGAACGGCCACCCGTTCAACCAGGAAAACACCCTGATTCAGCCCGGTGGGTGGCGTCGCTGCCGAACGTGCCGCCACCTCAGCTACGTCAAGCGGGTCGCAAGGAAGAAGGGTGCCCAGTGA
- the mtnB gene encoding methylthioribulose 1-phosphate dehydratase, with translation MVNHSLTAALEAAGAQLAAEAARFASFGWMRGTSGNLSVVLSRVPLQLAVTASGMDKGELTPSDVVLVDSNGQAVGGGRPSAEAALHARIASLTDAGAVAHVHTVASVAMGHRHPDKIVFQDLEMLKGVGRPAEHEQVLLPVIANSQDMDILGNRLEAAHDPRMPAVVVAGHGLYAWGNDLVHARHHAETIEWLLELELAAHT, from the coding sequence ATGGTAAATCACTCGCTCACAGCCGCTCTTGAGGCGGCCGGCGCACAACTGGCCGCGGAGGCCGCCCGGTTCGCCTCCTTCGGCTGGATGCGCGGAACGTCCGGCAACCTCTCAGTCGTCCTGAGTCGCGTCCCCCTGCAACTGGCGGTCACCGCCAGCGGCATGGACAAAGGCGAGTTGACGCCCTCGGACGTGGTTCTTGTGGACAGCAACGGTCAGGCCGTCGGCGGCGGCCGGCCGTCAGCGGAGGCCGCCCTGCATGCCCGGATCGCCAGTCTCACCGACGCCGGCGCCGTGGCCCACGTTCACACCGTCGCCTCGGTGGCCATGGGCCACCGCCATCCCGACAAAATCGTCTTCCAGGATCTGGAAATGCTCAAAGGAGTCGGCCGCCCAGCCGAACATGAGCAAGTCCTCCTCCCTGTCATCGCCAACAGCCAGGACATGGACATCCTCGGCAACCGCCTCGAAGCTGCCCATGACCCTCGTATGCCTGCTGTGGTCGTAGCCGGACACGGGTTGTACGCCTGGGGGAACGATCTCGTACACGCACGTCACCACGCTGAGACCATCGAGTGGCTACTGGAACTCGAACTGGCAGCCCACACCTGA
- the mtnC gene encoding acireductone synthase — translation MTTTFAADCVVLDIEGTTSATRFVTDVLYPYSRERFLNLLRQRAADPPVQRALAQIRDLLSEPHADLARIEQTLNTWLDNDSKVTPLKTLQGIVWAEGFARGELVSHFYPDVVPAVRAWRAAGVRLCIYSSGSTAAQRAWFAHSPEGDLTALLDALFDTENAGPKQSPHSYQAIASAIGVKPHRLLFLSDRSAELDAARDAGWLTAGVRRTGEPYYNQGVGAHPEVSAFTEISIVPTGSSA, via the coding sequence ATGACCACCACCTTCGCCGCCGACTGCGTCGTCCTGGACATCGAAGGCACCACCAGCGCCACACGGTTCGTCACCGATGTCCTCTACCCCTATTCCCGGGAGAGGTTCCTCAACCTGCTCAGGCAGCGTGCAGCCGATCCGCCGGTGCAACGCGCCCTCGCGCAGATACGGGATCTGCTCTCCGAGCCGCATGCGGACCTCGCCCGCATCGAGCAGACGCTGAATACCTGGCTGGACAACGACTCCAAGGTCACCCCCTTGAAGACGCTCCAGGGGATCGTCTGGGCCGAGGGATTCGCGCGCGGCGAGTTGGTATCGCACTTCTATCCGGACGTCGTGCCCGCCGTGCGCGCGTGGCGTGCAGCCGGTGTACGGCTGTGCATCTACTCGTCAGGCTCGACAGCTGCTCAGCGGGCGTGGTTCGCCCACAGCCCGGAAGGAGACCTGACAGCTTTACTGGATGCGCTGTTTGACACCGAGAACGCCGGCCCCAAGCAGTCACCGCACTCCTACCAGGCCATCGCCTCGGCCATCGGGGTGAAACCGCACCGCCTTCTGTTCTTGTCCGACAGATCCGCCGAACTTGACGCGGCCCGGGACGCGGGCTGGCTCACGGCAGGAGTCCGCCGCACTGGCGAGCCCTACTACAACCAGGGGGTCGGCGCCCATCCCGAAGTCTCCGCCTTCACCGAAATCTCCATCGTACCTACCGGGAGTAGTGCATGA
- the metK gene encoding methionine adenosyltransferase: MSRRLFTSESVTEGHPDKIADQISDTILDAVLEKDPSSRVAVETLITTGLVHVAGEVATQAHVPIAQLVRDKILEIGYDSSGKGFDGASCGISVSIGSQSPDIAQGLESAYEVRVEGVEDELVRQGAGDQGLMFGYACDDTPELMPLPITLAHRLARRLDEVRKNGAIPYLRPDGKTQVTIEYEGDRAVRLDTVVVSSQHASDISLELLESWIPEFVVEPELRALAEQGIGLATDGYRLLVNPTGRFEIGGPRGDAGLTGRKIIIDTYGGMARHGGGAFSGKDPSKVDRSAAYAMRWVAKNIVAAGLARRCEVQVAYAIGKAEPVGLFVECFGTETMPVARIQEAISQVFDLRPAAIIRDLDLLRPIYAQTAAYGHFGRELPDFTWERIDRAEKLRQAASSAMRVSVV, encoded by the coding sequence ATGTCTCGCCGTTTGTTCACCTCGGAGTCTGTGACCGAGGGACACCCCGATAAGATCGCTGACCAGATCAGCGACACCATTCTCGATGCCGTGCTTGAGAAGGATCCCTCATCGCGGGTCGCCGTGGAGACGTTGATCACGACTGGTCTGGTGCATGTGGCCGGCGAGGTGGCCACCCAGGCCCATGTGCCTATTGCACAGCTGGTCCGGGACAAGATTCTTGAGATCGGCTATGACTCCTCCGGGAAGGGCTTCGACGGGGCCTCCTGCGGCATTTCGGTGTCCATCGGCTCGCAGTCTCCGGACATCGCGCAGGGCCTGGAATCCGCCTACGAAGTGCGAGTGGAAGGCGTTGAGGATGAGCTGGTCCGGCAGGGCGCCGGTGATCAGGGCCTGATGTTCGGGTACGCGTGCGACGACACCCCCGAGCTGATGCCGCTGCCTATCACTTTGGCTCACCGGCTGGCCCGGCGGCTGGACGAGGTGCGCAAGAACGGCGCCATCCCGTACCTGCGGCCGGATGGCAAGACGCAGGTGACGATCGAGTACGAGGGCGACCGGGCCGTGCGGCTGGACACGGTTGTGGTCTCTTCGCAGCACGCCTCGGACATCAGCCTGGAGTTGCTGGAGTCATGGATCCCTGAGTTCGTGGTCGAGCCGGAGCTGAGGGCGCTGGCGGAGCAGGGGATCGGCCTTGCCACTGACGGGTATCGGCTGCTGGTGAATCCGACCGGGCGGTTCGAGATCGGCGGGCCGAGGGGTGACGCGGGCCTGACCGGGCGGAAGATCATCATCGACACCTACGGTGGTATGGCCCGGCACGGTGGCGGGGCATTTTCCGGCAAGGATCCGTCCAAGGTAGATCGGTCGGCGGCGTATGCGATGCGCTGGGTGGCCAAGAACATTGTGGCGGCGGGTCTTGCTCGGCGCTGCGAGGTGCAGGTCGCGTATGCGATCGGCAAGGCCGAGCCGGTGGGCCTGTTCGTGGAGTGTTTCGGCACCGAGACCATGCCGGTGGCGAGGATCCAGGAGGCGATATCCCAGGTCTTCGACCTGCGCCCCGCCGCGATCATCCGCGACTTGGATTTGCTGCGCCCGATCTATGCCCAGACCGCTGCCTACGGCCACTTCGGCCGTGAACTGCCGGACTTCACCTGGGAGCGTATCGACCGCGCTGAGAAGCTGCGGCAGGCGGCGTCCAGCGCCATGAGGGTGAGTGTCGTATGA
- the mtnA gene encoding S-methyl-5-thioribose-1-phosphate isomerase, giving the protein MKTSLGWDDGTIVAVDQRRLPHEYRLVRMRTVDQVIDAIQSLAIRGAPAIGLAGALGVALSAGQQQKRGKPDDAAVRADAARLAQARPTAVNLQWSVRRVLERLPEGADAVLAEALALLQEDVEVNRMAARRAANLVLSLAQKRPLRLLTHCNTGRLATAAGGTALGAITDLASRGYVAEVLVDETRPLLQGARLTAWELGEAGVPYRLCVDAAAASAMAQGLVDCALVGADRIAANGDVANKIGTYGLAVSAARHGIPFLVVAPESTWDRDVGQGTDIVIEERDSTEVISCAGTPVAPADARVYNPAFDITPAELITAIVSERHTVTPGRTGTLPVPASTEPAAVLSGRIASLLTEFPDYPRPGVIFRDLSPVYEESGLLAGLADHVIRHFDGSFDRILAVEARGFMLGTALSIRAGVPLTLARKPGKLPGPVHQAAYELEYGSDALEVAKGAIEPKERVLCVDDVLATGGTLSAAAALVQASDAQVAGLAIVVALADLGGAQRLAQYPLLALHTARG; this is encoded by the coding sequence ATGAAGACCTCGCTGGGCTGGGACGATGGAACAATTGTGGCCGTGGACCAGCGCAGACTCCCGCATGAGTACCGCCTGGTCCGCATGCGGACAGTGGATCAGGTGATTGATGCCATCCAGTCCTTGGCGATCCGCGGAGCTCCGGCTATTGGGCTCGCGGGCGCGTTGGGGGTAGCCCTGTCCGCAGGGCAGCAGCAGAAGAGAGGGAAGCCGGACGACGCGGCCGTACGGGCCGATGCCGCTCGCTTGGCCCAGGCTCGCCCTACCGCGGTGAACCTCCAGTGGTCAGTTCGCCGAGTGCTGGAACGGCTCCCTGAGGGTGCCGACGCGGTCCTCGCGGAAGCGCTGGCCCTGCTGCAGGAAGACGTCGAAGTCAACCGTATGGCGGCCCGGCGAGCGGCGAACCTGGTGCTGTCGTTGGCACAGAAGCGCCCACTGCGTCTTCTTACGCACTGCAACACTGGCCGACTCGCTACAGCTGCGGGAGGCACCGCGCTCGGTGCTATCACCGATCTCGCATCCCGTGGTTACGTAGCGGAAGTCCTTGTCGATGAGACCCGGCCCTTGCTGCAGGGGGCCCGGCTGACCGCCTGGGAGCTGGGTGAGGCCGGGGTGCCGTACCGGCTATGCGTGGATGCTGCGGCCGCGTCCGCCATGGCCCAGGGGCTGGTGGACTGCGCCCTCGTAGGAGCCGACCGCATCGCTGCCAACGGCGACGTGGCCAACAAGATCGGCACGTACGGTCTGGCGGTCTCGGCCGCCAGGCATGGAATCCCCTTCCTCGTGGTCGCGCCCGAGTCGACTTGGGACCGCGATGTTGGGCAAGGGACGGATATTGTCATCGAGGAGCGGGACTCAACCGAAGTGATCAGCTGCGCGGGTACACCTGTCGCGCCCGCCGACGCTCGCGTCTACAACCCTGCGTTCGATATCACCCCCGCCGAACTCATCACCGCCATCGTCTCGGAACGGCATACGGTCACCCCCGGCAGGACGGGCACGCTTCCAGTCCCCGCAAGCACGGAACCGGCCGCCGTGCTCAGCGGCAGGATCGCCTCGCTGCTGACCGAGTTCCCGGACTACCCCAGGCCGGGTGTGATCTTCCGCGATCTCTCCCCCGTGTACGAGGAGTCCGGCCTCCTGGCAGGGCTGGCCGACCATGTGATCCGGCATTTCGATGGCAGCTTCGACCGCATCCTCGCCGTGGAAGCCCGCGGGTTCATGCTCGGGACCGCGCTGTCGATCCGCGCCGGCGTTCCACTCACGCTTGCGCGTAAGCCCGGCAAGCTCCCCGGTCCCGTACACCAGGCCGCCTACGAGCTGGAATACGGCAGCGACGCGCTGGAAGTCGCCAAGGGCGCGATAGAGCCGAAAGAGCGTGTTCTGTGCGTGGACGACGTGCTCGCCACCGGCGGCACCCTGTCCGCGGCGGCTGCGCTCGTGCAGGCGAGCGACGCCCAGGTCGCCGGCCTCGCCATCGTGGTTGCTCTGGCCGACCTGGGCGGTGCACAACGCCTTGCGCAGTACCCCTTGCTGGCCCTTCACACAGCGCGGGGCTGA
- a CDS encoding S-methyl-5'-thioadenosine phosphorylase — protein MRTEQLKPAECTSRSFPDPGIGVIGGSGLYELFTDAWETDVDTPFGRPSDPLTIGAVADRTVAFLPRHGRDHRLAPHTINYRANLWALRSIGVRQVLAPCAVGSLREELRPGCMVVPDQIVDRTSGRIQTFYDSGAVHVPFADPYCARGRTAVLKSAAAAGIQAHDGGTMVVVEGPRFSSRAESRWFAASGWSLVNMTGHPEAALARELGLCYTTVALVTDRDAGIETGATVDQETVFKVFKENTERVKRVILGAVRLLPEERTCLCASVLDGLTLPFELP, from the coding sequence ATGCGCACAGAGCAGTTGAAGCCGGCGGAATGCACGAGCCGGTCCTTCCCCGACCCGGGGATAGGCGTCATCGGCGGCAGCGGCTTGTACGAACTCTTCACAGACGCCTGGGAAACGGACGTGGACACGCCATTCGGGAGACCGTCGGACCCATTGACCATCGGTGCTGTCGCCGACCGGACGGTTGCCTTCCTGCCCCGCCATGGCAGGGATCACCGTCTTGCACCCCACACAATCAACTACCGAGCGAATCTCTGGGCGTTGCGCTCTATCGGAGTCCGCCAGGTACTCGCCCCGTGCGCCGTCGGGTCGCTCCGTGAGGAGCTGCGCCCCGGCTGCATGGTCGTCCCCGATCAGATCGTCGACCGCACCAGCGGGCGGATACAGACCTTCTACGACAGCGGAGCCGTGCACGTGCCCTTCGCGGATCCGTACTGCGCCAGGGGCAGAACGGCCGTGCTCAAGTCGGCGGCAGCAGCCGGTATCCAGGCACACGACGGGGGCACCATGGTGGTGGTCGAAGGCCCGCGGTTCTCCTCCCGGGCGGAGTCGCGATGGTTCGCCGCCTCCGGGTGGTCGCTGGTCAACATGACCGGCCACCCGGAGGCAGCACTGGCACGAGAACTCGGCCTCTGCTACACCACCGTGGCGCTGGTGACCGATCGTGACGCCGGCATCGAGACCGGCGCAACCGTTGACCAGGAGACGGTCTTCAAGGTGTTCAAGGAGAACACCGAGCGGGTCAAGAGGGTGATTCTCGGAGCAGTAAGGCTCCTCCCCGAAGAGCGAACCTGCCTGTGCGCCAGCGTTCTCGACGGGCTGACCCTGCCGTTCGAACTGCCCTGA
- a CDS encoding IS1380 family transposase, with protein sequence MVESTGWDRRLSVAADGKKLVGHAGAVLLRKLADRLGLTGGLARVLPSSTAAGWRERSGVLVQLAVAIVLGARSLLEAEQLHLHHQQLFGPAVSDSTMRRVLAGLDEHTLRKIAKVRRRVRRQVWGLLHLRPGGFPYLTVAGRHLKGWIVVDLDATVITAASKKEGAAATFKGTFGFHPLAGWCANTGESLAMELRCGNAGANTVEDHLRVLAACLEQVPGSSQAKLLIRVDGAGATHGLLEHLESLNTKRRTVRYTVGWKITPEDEAAIAKLPESAWETSLHQDGSVQEGYQVAELTGVNTREGWPEGMRLIVRRVRPSRRQHKKLTDFEKQTGWRYSITATNIRHLWGIPGSHQVQFLDALHRDHAEVEDRIRTGKAMGLHNLPSKSWQVNAGWMLACNLAADLDAWLRLLTLHDQDGLEHAEPDTMRFRLYHLPARLAAHARRRYLRIERTWPWAKAFTTCWSRLTQLPAVT encoded by the coding sequence GTGGTCGAGAGTACAGGGTGGGACCGTCGGCTGTCCGTGGCTGCTGACGGGAAGAAGCTGGTAGGGCACGCGGGGGCGGTGCTGCTGCGGAAACTGGCCGACCGCCTGGGGCTGACGGGTGGACTGGCCCGGGTGCTGCCGTCGAGTACGGCGGCCGGGTGGCGGGAGCGGAGCGGGGTGCTGGTCCAGCTGGCTGTGGCGATCGTGCTCGGAGCACGGAGTCTGCTGGAGGCCGAGCAGCTCCACCTGCACCACCAGCAGCTCTTCGGCCCGGCTGTGTCGGACTCGACGATGCGCCGGGTGCTGGCCGGCCTCGACGAACACACGCTGCGAAAGATCGCGAAGGTGCGGCGGCGGGTGCGCCGCCAGGTGTGGGGCCTGCTGCATCTGCGGCCGGGCGGCTTCCCCTATCTCACCGTTGCCGGACGGCACTTGAAGGGCTGGATCGTCGTGGACCTGGACGCCACGGTCATCACTGCCGCTTCGAAGAAGGAAGGGGCAGCGGCGACGTTCAAGGGCACGTTCGGCTTCCACCCGCTGGCCGGCTGGTGCGCGAACACCGGTGAGAGCCTGGCAATGGAGCTGCGCTGCGGGAATGCCGGGGCGAACACCGTCGAGGACCACCTGCGCGTGCTGGCGGCCTGTCTGGAGCAGGTCCCCGGCTCCTCGCAGGCCAAGCTCCTCATCCGCGTCGACGGCGCCGGGGCCACGCACGGCCTGCTGGAGCACCTGGAGTCACTGAACACGAAGCGGCGCACGGTCCGTTACACCGTCGGCTGGAAGATCACGCCCGAGGACGAGGCGGCGATCGCGAAACTCCCCGAAAGCGCATGGGAGACCTCCCTGCACCAGGACGGCAGCGTCCAGGAGGGCTACCAGGTCGCCGAGTTGACCGGGGTGAACACCCGCGAGGGCTGGCCCGAGGGGATGCGGCTGATCGTCCGCCGGGTCAGACCCTCACGGCGGCAGCACAAGAAGCTGACCGACTTCGAGAAACAGACCGGCTGGCGCTACTCGATCACCGCGACGAATATCCGGCACCTGTGGGGCATCCCCGGCTCGCACCAGGTCCAGTTCCTCGATGCCCTGCACCGCGACCACGCCGAGGTCGAGGATCGCATCCGCACCGGCAAAGCCATGGGCCTGCACAACCTCCCGTCCAAGTCGTGGCAGGTCAACGCCGGATGGATGCTTGCCTGCAACCTCGCGGCTGATCTCGACGCCTGGCTGCGGCTGCTCACCCTGCACGACCAGGACGGGCTCGAACACGCCGAGCCGGACACCATGCGCTTCCGCCTCTACCACCTGCCCGCCCGCCTCGCCGCCCACGCCCGACGCCGCTACCTGCGCATCGAACGGACCTGGCCCTGGGCAAAGGCGTTCACCACCTGCTGGAGCAGGCTCACACAGCTTCCGGCCGTCACCTGA
- a CDS encoding IS3 family transposase (programmed frameshift): MSQKRRKFTPEYREEAVKMVIETSRPVAQVARELGLVEGTLGNWVNAYRREHAGEEPPLTVDERARLREQERELRELRQKVAFLGKSRSVLCQGSSVSERFEFIDAECATSTTNTEEIPPVAKMCDWLEVSRSGFYEWRSRPLSVTARRREDLKLLITKSFQDSDGTYGYRRVHADLTAWGVACGPELVRDLMRELGLQACQPRPWRHSLTENDGRAGPIPDLVNRDFTADAPGKKMVGDITYIPTWEGWLFLATVIDCHTKAVIGWAMDDNYKAPLIEAAIEMAARNHSLSEDAIFHSDRGSNYTSEQFARTLDKLGIRQSVGRTGICYDNALAESFFATLKNERVHRTVYPTRERAYRDIARYIEVRYNTKRRHSGLGYRTPREVHDTYLNQQLAA; the protein is encoded by the exons TTGTCGCAGAAACGCAGGAAGTTCACTCCCGAGTATCGGGAGGAGGCCGTGAAGATGGTGATCGAGACGTCGCGTCCGGTTGCCCAGGTCGCCCGGGAACTCGGACTTGTCGAAGGCACGCTCGGGAATTGGGTCAACGCCTACCGTCGTGAGCACGCGGGAGAGGAGCCGCCCCTGACGGTGGATGAACGGGCACGGCTCCGTGAACAGGAACGCGAACTGAGGGAACTGCGGCAGAAGGTCGCTTTCCTGG GAAAAAGTCGCAGCGTACTTTGCCAAGGATCCTCGGTGAGCGAAAGGTTCGAGTTCATCGATGCCGAGTGCGCGACATCCACCACGAACACCGAAGAGATACCGCCGGTCGCGAAGATGTGTGACTGGCTGGAAGTGTCCCGCTCCGGATTCTATGAATGGCGGAGCCGGCCGCTTTCGGTGACCGCCCGGCGACGGGAGGATCTGAAATTACTGATCACCAAGTCATTCCAGGATTCCGACGGGACCTACGGCTACCGGCGCGTGCACGCCGACCTCACTGCCTGGGGCGTGGCCTGCGGGCCCGAACTCGTGCGTGACCTCATGCGGGAGCTGGGCCTCCAGGCGTGCCAGCCACGGCCGTGGCGCCATAGTCTCACCGAGAACGACGGCCGGGCCGGGCCGATCCCCGACCTCGTGAACCGCGACTTCACCGCCGACGCACCGGGGAAGAAAATGGTCGGTGACATCACCTACATTCCGACCTGGGAAGGCTGGCTATTCCTCGCTACAGTCATTGACTGCCACACTAAGGCCGTGATTGGGTGGGCGATGGATGACAACTACAAGGCCCCGCTCATCGAGGCTGCCATCGAAATGGCGGCCCGCAATCACTCGCTCTCCGAGGACGCTATATTTCACTCGGATCGCGGCAGTAATTACACTTCAGAACAGTTCGCCCGGACGCTGGACAAGCTCGGTATCCGGCAATCTGTCGGGCGGACCGGTATCTGTTACGATAATGCCCTGGCGGAATCGTTCTTCGCGACCCTAAAAAATGAACGGGTCCATCGGACAGTCTATCCCACTCGTGAACGCGCCTATCGTGACATTGCCCGCTACATAGAGGTCCGCTACAATACGAAACGCCGCCACTCGGGACTCGGGTATCGGACCCCACGAGAGGTCCATGACACGTACCTGAATCAGCAGCTCGCCGCATAA